In Mycobacterium gallinarum, a single window of DNA contains:
- a CDS encoding FAS1-like dehydratase domain-containing protein, whose protein sequence is MVGIRTEPRYAGTAVSGARIQQFASMVHDPNPAYWDADFAREVWGGLLAPPALLMGWLIPPPWLPTGEPPRPSIAIRVPLPGTTFINASNEVEFPMTILEGDRLHVVEEVVSVSPEKTTRVGTGHFVQTCDRFHRADGALVAINRNTLFRFTPAVAS, encoded by the coding sequence ATGGTCGGCATCCGCACGGAGCCGAGATATGCCGGGACGGCGGTCAGCGGTGCGCGCATTCAGCAATTCGCGTCGATGGTCCATGATCCGAACCCCGCCTATTGGGACGCCGACTTCGCCCGCGAGGTGTGGGGCGGTCTGCTCGCGCCGCCGGCACTGCTGATGGGCTGGCTGATCCCGCCTCCGTGGTTGCCGACCGGTGAGCCACCGCGGCCGTCGATCGCGATCCGCGTGCCCCTGCCCGGAACCACCTTCATCAACGCGTCCAACGAAGTCGAGTTTCCCATGACCATCCTCGAAGGAGACCGGCTGCACGTCGTCGAGGAGGTCGTCTCGGTGTCGCCGGAGAAGACCACGCGTGTCGGCACCGGACATTTCGTGCAGACCTGTGACCGGTTCCACCGCGCCGACGGGGCGCTGGTCGCCATCAACCGAAACACGCTGTTCCGGTTCACCCCGGCGGTGGCGTCGTGA
- a CDS encoding AMP-binding protein, which yields MPRGRDATLNPAAFGVECFSVPEVLDRRADQYGDQVMMAIAGSPVSFAQMRDRSCAAAHVLYDLGVKRGETVALFTGTCPEWVYFWLGAARIGAVSAAVNAASKGEFLAHALNLSRAAVVISDAARQDRLTEVADDVVTLRSVLVQGRSLTEALAAAPVTAPDVDPVGPDEIGALFFTSGTTGPSKAVATTWGYLFSAAATVASSWELRQGDTLWTAMPLFHLSAAPTVLAPMLVGGTCVLAAAFHPGQVWDEIRDCGAVGFAGAGAMVSMLTRLPPEPRDAELGIRFISAAPIAADMYRAIEERYRCRIVTMYGMTEAFPIAYKCVSDDGVPGTSGRVNPAFEVRIVDGQGQPLPTGTVGEIACRARVTHAMSEGYVSSARGSDGLSVDRHPEWFGTGDLGSLDDDGNLTYVDRAKDSLRRRGENVSSVEVEQTVMGHPAVAEAAAVAIPSDLGEDDILVVVTLRDGATVDFAELLDFCSARMPYFCVPRYLETVDEIPKNVIGRVRKDVLRSRGLGAGAWDREAHGYVLTR from the coding sequence ATGCCCCGTGGCCGGGACGCCACGCTGAACCCTGCGGCCTTCGGCGTTGAATGCTTCAGCGTCCCTGAGGTGCTCGACCGTCGTGCAGATCAGTACGGCGACCAGGTGATGATGGCGATCGCCGGAAGCCCGGTCTCGTTCGCGCAAATGCGCGACCGTTCGTGCGCGGCCGCCCACGTCCTCTACGACCTGGGGGTCAAGCGCGGCGAGACGGTGGCGCTGTTCACCGGGACATGTCCGGAGTGGGTGTATTTCTGGCTGGGTGCCGCCCGCATCGGCGCGGTCTCCGCCGCGGTGAACGCCGCCAGCAAGGGCGAGTTCCTCGCGCACGCACTGAACCTGTCCCGGGCAGCAGTGGTGATCAGCGACGCTGCCCGCCAGGATCGATTGACCGAGGTCGCCGACGACGTCGTCACCCTGAGATCGGTTCTTGTACAGGGTCGTTCGCTCACCGAGGCGCTAGCGGCCGCCCCGGTGACGGCGCCCGACGTCGACCCCGTCGGACCGGACGAGATCGGGGCGCTCTTCTTCACCTCCGGCACCACTGGACCGTCGAAAGCCGTCGCCACCACCTGGGGATACCTGTTCAGCGCTGCGGCAACCGTCGCGTCGTCGTGGGAACTGCGGCAGGGCGACACACTGTGGACCGCGATGCCACTGTTCCATCTCAGCGCGGCACCCACCGTTCTGGCGCCCATGCTCGTCGGCGGTACGTGCGTGCTGGCCGCGGCCTTTCACCCCGGTCAAGTGTGGGACGAGATACGGGATTGCGGTGCAGTGGGTTTCGCGGGAGCAGGCGCGATGGTGTCGATGCTCACGCGCCTGCCCCCGGAGCCGCGAGACGCCGAGCTCGGCATTCGCTTCATCTCGGCGGCACCGATCGCCGCCGACATGTACCGCGCTATCGAGGAACGCTATCGCTGCCGCATCGTGACGATGTACGGCATGACCGAGGCGTTCCCCATCGCTTACAAATGCGTTTCCGACGATGGCGTACCGGGTACTTCTGGACGGGTCAACCCGGCTTTCGAGGTGAGAATCGTCGACGGTCAGGGGCAACCATTGCCCACCGGTACGGTCGGCGAGATTGCCTGCCGGGCGCGGGTGACACATGCGATGAGCGAGGGGTATGTGTCGTCGGCGCGCGGCAGCGACGGTTTGAGCGTCGATCGGCACCCGGAGTGGTTCGGTACCGGTGATCTGGGCTCGCTGGACGACGATGGCAACCTCACTTACGTGGATCGCGCCAAGGATTCGTTGCGCCGCCGCGGCGAGAACGTGTCGTCCGTCGAAGTCGAACAGACCGTGATGGGCCACCCGGCCGTCGCGGAAGCAGCGGCGGTCGCGATACCGAGTGACCTCGGCGAGGACGACATCTTGGTGGTTGTGACTTTGCGTGACGGTGCGACAGTGGATTTCGCCGAACTCTTGGACTTCTGCTCGGCGCGCATGCCGTACTTCTGCGTGCCGCGCTACCTCGAGACGGTCGACGAGATTCCCAAGAACGTCATCGGACGCGTCCGCAAGGATGTGCTCCGCAGCAGGGGACTGGGCGCCGGCGCCTGGGACCGTGAAGCGCACGGCTACGTGCTCACCCGGTAG
- a CDS encoding aldehyde dehydrogenase encodes MRSLNYDKLYIGGHWQTPSTGQRLSVISPHTEQSIGETPEAAPADVDKAVAAARTAFDEGPWPRLSVGERMEKIEKLAAIYMAETDAIADLITAEMGSPKSFSRLGQGAGALAQMHLNMATAKEFPWVERRPGLFGDVHVRRAPVGVVGAIVPWNVPQFLIMPKMIPALIAGCTVVVKPAPETPLDAMWLAEMLEEIDLPEGVVSIVPGGRETGETLVRHPGVDKISFTGSSATGRHIAALCGEQLKRVSLELGGKSAAIILDDADIAHTVNHLKMASLMNNGQACVAQTRILVSERKHDEVVDALASMMTGLQVGDPADDATDIGPLVAQRQQQKVQGYIQAGLDAGARMIMGGKDKPYDRGWYVQPTLFADATNDMTIAREEIFGPVLTVLKYRDEAEAVRIANDTDYGLAGSVWTADVARGLQIAAEVRTGTYGINMYTLDTTAPFGGFKQSGIGREFGSEGLSEYVELQSTVSASKLPDLD; translated from the coding sequence ATGCGATCCCTTAACTACGACAAGCTCTATATCGGCGGCCACTGGCAGACACCGTCGACGGGTCAGCGACTCTCCGTGATCTCCCCACATACCGAGCAATCGATCGGCGAGACGCCGGAAGCGGCCCCCGCGGACGTCGACAAGGCGGTCGCCGCCGCCAGAACCGCGTTCGACGAGGGACCGTGGCCCCGGCTCAGCGTCGGCGAACGCATGGAGAAGATCGAGAAGCTCGCCGCCATCTACATGGCCGAGACCGACGCGATCGCCGACCTGATCACCGCGGAGATGGGCTCACCCAAGAGCTTCAGCAGGCTGGGGCAGGGCGCGGGCGCTCTCGCCCAGATGCACCTCAATATGGCGACGGCCAAGGAATTTCCGTGGGTCGAGCGACGCCCGGGATTGTTCGGCGACGTTCACGTGCGTCGCGCCCCCGTCGGTGTGGTCGGTGCGATCGTGCCGTGGAACGTGCCGCAGTTCCTGATCATGCCGAAGATGATCCCGGCGCTGATCGCGGGCTGCACGGTCGTGGTCAAGCCGGCACCCGAAACACCCTTGGACGCCATGTGGTTGGCCGAGATGCTGGAGGAGATCGACCTACCCGAAGGTGTCGTGTCGATCGTCCCCGGCGGCAGGGAGACCGGGGAGACGCTGGTTCGCCACCCCGGCGTCGACAAGATCTCGTTCACCGGATCGTCGGCGACGGGCAGGCACATCGCTGCGCTGTGCGGTGAACAGCTCAAGCGCGTCAGCCTCGAACTGGGCGGCAAGTCCGCGGCCATCATCCTCGACGACGCCGACATCGCGCACACCGTCAATCACCTCAAGATGGCCAGCCTGATGAACAACGGACAGGCGTGCGTCGCGCAGACCCGCATTCTGGTGAGCGAGCGCAAACACGACGAGGTCGTCGACGCGCTCGCCTCCATGATGACCGGCCTGCAGGTGGGCGACCCCGCCGACGACGCCACCGATATCGGGCCGCTGGTCGCGCAGCGCCAACAGCAGAAGGTGCAGGGTTACATCCAGGCGGGGCTCGATGCGGGTGCGCGAATGATCATGGGCGGCAAGGACAAACCGTATGACCGCGGCTGGTATGTCCAGCCGACGCTGTTCGCCGACGCGACCAACGACATGACCATCGCGCGGGAGGAGATCTTCGGTCCGGTGTTGACCGTACTGAAGTACCGCGACGAGGCCGAGGCCGTGCGGATCGCCAACGACACCGATTACGGCCTGGCCGGCTCCGTCTGGACGGCGGACGTGGCCCGCGGTCTGCAGATCGCAGCCGAAGTCCGGACGGGTACGTACGGCATCAACATGTACACCCTCGACACGACCGCGCCGTTCGGCGGATTCAAGCAGTCCGGAATCGGCCGCGAATTCGGATCCGAGGGACTGTCGGAGTATGTCGAGTTGCAGTCGACGGTGAGCGCGAGCAAGCTGCCCGATCTCGACTAA
- a CDS encoding MaoC/PaaZ C-terminal domain-containing protein, with protein MWDEIVVPTELAEVVDPIDYQRVVMNPGATWDYFPGHYDPDYARRHGQPTIFVNTMHTAGFVDRIATGWAGPYSRVVRRKVSLLGSFYAGDSMVGRGRVVDKRIESTGDVHRHLVDLEIAVYNQRDELCCPAEVTLEIG; from the coding sequence ATGTGGGACGAGATCGTCGTGCCGACCGAGCTCGCCGAGGTCGTCGACCCGATCGATTATCAGCGTGTCGTGATGAACCCCGGCGCGACATGGGATTACTTTCCCGGCCACTACGACCCGGACTACGCGCGACGGCACGGCCAGCCGACGATTTTCGTCAACACGATGCACACCGCGGGCTTCGTCGATCGGATCGCGACCGGATGGGCCGGGCCCTACAGCAGGGTGGTGCGGCGCAAGGTCTCGCTGCTGGGCTCGTTCTATGCCGGCGACTCGATGGTCGGCCGCGGCCGGGTGGTGGACAAGCGCATCGAATCCACGGGTGACGTACACCGGCACCTCGTCGACCTCGAGATCGCCGTTTACAACCAGCGCGACGAACTGTGCTGCCCGGCTGAGGTCACCCTCGAAATCGGCTAG
- a CDS encoding nuclear transport factor 2 family protein, which produces MSMTYQQQFVMDGLAGRAAILNLGARHNRLYSDGDLAGWIATFRHAGATYVRAGEAFTDLRKAFDGGEGVRLVTVDHEIDVDGVDATQKCVALLLRDNQLQASGTYTDRLIYERGGWYFTSRELEWDHVPHESALPV; this is translated from the coding sequence ATGTCGATGACATACCAACAGCAGTTCGTGATGGACGGACTCGCGGGACGCGCGGCCATCCTCAACCTGGGCGCACGACACAACCGGCTGTACTCGGACGGCGATCTCGCCGGGTGGATCGCGACGTTCCGTCACGCGGGTGCCACGTATGTGCGGGCGGGGGAGGCTTTCACCGACCTGCGTAAGGCGTTCGACGGTGGAGAAGGGGTGCGGCTGGTGACCGTCGACCACGAGATCGACGTCGACGGGGTCGACGCGACCCAGAAATGTGTGGCATTGCTGCTGCGCGACAACCAACTTCAGGCCTCCGGGACATACACCGACCGGCTCATCTACGAGCGCGGTGGCTGGTACTTCACGTCACGCGAGCTCGAATGGGATCACGTGCCACACGAAAGTGCGCTACCCGTGTGA